GATAATTCTACTCCTTCTTCGTCAATCTCTATAGTAGGCTGTACTTTCTCATTGGTATAGTGCAATTGCTCCTCTGGCTCCATTAGTACCTTTTTAAAATATTCGGTAGTAATCTCATTATAATCAGAAGTACCCATAGGCCCGTGGTAGCAAACTAAGCCTGCCTGCCCATAAATACCATATAGCATAGCAGTAATATCACTAAAGCCAATAAAAACTTTAGGGTTGTTGCGAATAATATCAAAATCCAGGTATGGCAATATTCTACCGCTGCCGTATCCACCTCTTCCGCACATAATACCATCTATTTCCTTATCGGCAAACATTTGGTTAATATCATCTGCGCGTTGCTGGTCTGTACCACCCAGGTAGCCTTTTCTTACCAGCATATTGGGCGAGTAGCGAACTTTAAAACCTAATTTTTCCAAGGCCAGAATAGCATTACGCAGTTGCTCTTCGTTCAGGTAAGTTGCCGGTGTAAGCAGGCCAATAGTATCTCCAGGTTTAAGACGCGGAGGAATAATTTTTTCTGGAGCCGCATTGCCTACGATGGTTTGAGAAGAATAAGGAATACCTAAGAGAGAAAAAGCTGAAGCAGAAGCGCCCAGCTGTGAGATAAATTTTCTTCTTTGCATGATGAGTTGGACTTCTTGGAAACACGCAAGTTAATGGATTTGAAGCAAAGCTAAAGACAAAGCAGCTCTTTTACGCAAAATGATGGACAGTAAAAAATAAACCCTTAGCTTTGCGAAAAATTACTTTGAAACTCTATAAACTTTAAATGAAATATGGCAGGTAACAGAACTTTTACCATGGTTAAGCCCGACGCAATGGAAGCGGGCAATGCAGGAGCTATTATTAAAATGATTCAGGAAGCTGGCTTTAAAATCGTAGCCATGAAAATGACTAAACTTTCTGAAGAAAGAGCCGGACAGTTTTATGCTGTACATAAAGAGCGCCCTTTCTACAAAGATCTTACTGCGTATATGTCTTCTGGCCCTATCATCGCTATGATATTAGAGAAAAACAATGCTGTTGAAGACTTCCGTAAACTAATAGGCGCTACCAACCCTGCCGAAGCGGAGGAAGGTACTATCCGTAAATTGTTTGCCAAGTCTATTGAAGCTAATGCTATTCATGGATCTGACGCTGACGAAACTGCCGCTCAGGAAGGCAACTTCTTCTTTGCAGAAACTGAGCGCTTCTAATACGCTAAGCTCACAAAAAACGAAAGGAAGGCTTTGTGGCCTTCCTTTTTTTATGGCTGTACTGCTTTAGACTTTTTCTTAAAAAAGACTCTTCTTATCCACTTTGGTAAAAAGATAGCGCCCAAAATTAAATACGGATAGTAAGACAACATCCTCCACAATATATTGGTGACAAAGGTATAGTCGCCCAAAAACTCTGTGAAGAATTGAGTAAAAAAGAACTCTGCTGTACCACTACTCCCCGGAGTAGGAGAGATAAGCATGGTAATCCACATCATTAAATGGCGGCAGAATATTAGAAGATGCTCCATGGGGTTAACATGCGTAAAGGCTGCGATCAGGCAGTTTAGCATGATATAGCGCGCAGACCATATCAAAAAAGTAGCAATTACGATTTTTGCCCAATAGCCAAACTTTTTACCTCTTAGTAGTTCAGAAGCAGTAATGATCTCATCGCCATGCTTACCTGCCGCGTGTCTCCAACGCCTTAAAAAGCTGATAGAGGTAACTTTAAGAAGTAACCATTTAAACCCCCTGGGCCTGATAAATATGGCGTAGAACATAAAAAAAGTATAAATGGTAATAAGTACATAGCTAATCAGAAACAGCACCTGTAAGCTGTTACCTAATTGTAGTTCCATTTCATCAGCATCCGGAAAGAGCTCTTGTGCCGTAAACAGTAAGGCAATCGGAGCCACCAGCACAAAAAAGAGGTTATCCAATATGGCAGTAAGCATCACATAAGCCAAAGACTTGCCCAGGCTAATACCTTCTTTTACCAGAATAAATACGACTACAGAAGTTCCACCCACGATAGAAGGTGTTACTGCAGAAGCAAATTCCCAGAAAATAATTACATAAATGCTACTGCCCCAGGAGAGTTCATCGTTGGTTAGGGTTTTAATTCTGTATACATAGCCAGCATCCCGTGCAAAAATAACCAGCAAGGCTAGTGCTATTGGGAGTAGTGATGCATTAAAAACCAAGTTTAACTTATCAGCCGTAAGATCAGGGTCGCTGTAAAACATATAAAATACAATACCGAGGCCTATCACCACCGGTATCCATACTTTATTCGGATTCAGCGTTTTAAATATTTTTTTGGAGTTAATGTCCATTATTCAGCACGTACTTCTTCTTCCTTTTTCAACACCCAGAAGTTGTTAAAGCCTTCTCCAAGCTGCAGGGTAACCTCATTCAGCTGAAGCAACTCAAGGATAGCGAGAAAATTAAATATGATTGCAATCTTGTTTGGGTCCTCGGTAATTACACTTTGGAACGACAAACGATCCGTATTTTTGAGGTTACTCAGTATATAACTTTTTTGTCCCGAAATTGTGTAAGGATATTGTACAACTCTATGAGGTTTTTCTTTTTGTTTAAGTTCAAAGCGCTGGCTTACACGCTCAAATACTTTTAGAAGTTTGTATAAAGTAACGTCCTGTAATTCGGCTTCTACGTTATTTGTTTCGGCAAGCTGCTTAAGTTCTTTTATTATATTGCCTCTCTCATGCTTAAGGGAGCGGCTTTCTTCCATCTCAGAAAGCTCCTTAATCACCGATTTGTATTTCTTGTATTCCAGTAAGTGTTTCACCAGCTCTTCCCGCGGGTCTACCTCTTCTCCTTCTTCGTTAAGCACCGGACGAGGTAGCAGCATTTTTGCTTTAATACGCATAAGCGTAGCGGCTACCAGTATAAATTCGCTGGCAACCTCTATATTCATGGCTTCTAGGTGACGGACATAACTTAAGAAATCATCCGTTATTTTGGAGATAGGAATATCGTGAATATCCAGTTCATCTCTCTCTATGAAAAAGAGTAGCAGATCAAATGGACCTTCAAATCTGGGAAGTTTGATTTCAAAACTCACAGTGGCTTTCTTTTATCTTGTGAATCAGTAAATTTACTAGCGTAAAATCTAAGCAAATTTATGACATTATTGTGCAATAAATGTTCTGTTACAAAAAAACATCGTTCCTTTGCACCTTATTTCTTACAAAACGGTTTTAGGAAAGTAAAACATTCGTAGCCTGACATAGTTTCAGAAATACATTTTAAGAATATTACCATCATGCTAATAAAGCCCGGTCCATTACTCGCTCAGATTGATAGCCCCGCCGACGTAAAAGCCCTAGACCAAAGCCAACTAGTACAACTTTCTCAGGAACTCCGACAGTTTATTATTGATGTGGTTTCTGTATATGGAGGTCATTTTGGTGCCAGCCTTGGAGTTGTTGAGCTTACCGTAGCCTTGCATCATGTGTTTAACACTCCCTACGACCAACTAGTATGGGACGTAGGGCATCAGGCTTACGGGCATAAAATTCTTACTGGCAGAAAAGACAACTTTCATACAAACCGTATGTATAAAGGCTTGTCAGGTTTTCCTAAACGTAGCGAAAGCGAGTATGATGCCTTTGGGGTAGGCCACTCTTCTACTTCTATCTCTGCGGCTTTAGGGATGGCTGTGGCTTCAAATTATCAGGGCCTGAACGATAAGCAGCATATCGCTGTCATTGGCGATGGTGCCATGACTGGCGGAATGGCGTTTGAAGCGATGAACCATGCGGGTGTTTCAGATACTAACCTACTTATTGTACTCAATGACAACTGCATGTCTATTGACCCTAATGTAGGTGCTTTAAAAGATTACCTTACTGATATTACCACTTCCCAAACCTATAATAAAGTAAGAGATGATGTATGGAAGATGCTGGGTAAAATCAGCAAGTTTGGTAAAAGCGCTCAGGAAGTTGTGTCCAAAGTAGAGACCAGCATCAAAGCATTCCTTCTTAAGCAAAGCAACCTTTTTGAATCGCTTAACCTTCGTTATTTTGGCCCGGTAGATGGACATGATGTAGATCATCTGGTTCATGTAATGAACGACCTGAAAAGGATTCCCGGCCCAAAAATTCTGCATTGCATTACCGTAAAAGGCAAAGGCTATGCCCTGGCCGAAAAAGACCAGACTAAATGGCATGCGCCCGGTAAGTTTGATAAAGTCACTGGCGAAATTCGTAAAAAAGTATATGACGTTCCTCAGCCTCCCAAGTATCAGCAGGTATTTGGACACACTATTGTAGAGCTGGCAGAGCAGAACGAGAAGATTATGGGTATCACACCAGCAATGCCTTCTGGCTCCTCTCTGAATATTATGATGAAAGAAATGCCAGACCGAGCTTTTGATGTGGGTATAGCTGAGCAACACGCGGTTACCTTCTCTGCCGGTTTGGCTAGTCAGGGGCTTACACCCTTCTGCAATATATACAGCACTTTTATGCAGCGTGCATACGATCAGGTAGTACATGATGTATGTATACAAAAGCTACCCGTTATTTTCTGCCTAGACAGAGCCGGAGTAGCAGGTGCAGATGGACCCACTCATCATGGTGCTTATGACCTTGCTTACATGCGATGCTTACCCCATATGGTGATTTCTGCCCCCATGAATGAGGCAGAGTTGCGTAATTTGATGTATACCGCAACTTTGCATAAAGATGGGCCATTTACCATCCGTTACCCCCGCGGGCAGGGAGTTATGCCTGAATGGCGTACCGCTATGGAAGAGATTGAAATTGGCAAAGGAAGAAAAATAAAAGGCGGAGAAGAAGTAGCTATTCTAACAATTGGGCACATTGGCAACTATGCCGTAGAAGCATGCCAAACCTTGGCAGAAGAAGGCTTTAATCCAGCTCACTATGATATGCGTTTTGTAAAGCCTCTGGATGAAGAAATGCTGCACGAAATATTTAGCAACTATAAAAAAGTTATTACTGTTGAAGATGGCTGCCTGATGGGTGGATTTGGAAGTGCCGTGTTAGAATTTATGGCTGACCATGCTTATAACGCACAAGTGAAGCGTTTAGGTATTCCTGATCGTATTGTCGAACATGGTGAACAGATAGAGTTGCACCGTGAATGCGGTTATGATCCAGATGGTATCGCTCAGCAAGTAAGAGCTATGCAAGATGTTAACGCAAGCAGTTTTGTCTAAATTTTAAGACCTTAGCTTATAAACATAAAAGGCTGTCTCAAAAAAGAGACAGCCTTTCTTTTTTTTTATTATCGCAAAGGTTAGCTAAATTTCATAATTAGCCACAATACCAGATAAACTAAGATTGGTGAGCCAAATCCGATTATAGTAGCTATAACAAACACAATTCTAAGAATGGTAGCATCCCAACCAAAATGCTCGCCTATGCCTCCACACACACCACCTATTACTCTGTTAGTATATGATAAGCTTAGCTTTGCCATATTATATATAAATAAGTTTTTATGCCGGTACTGCTTTCTTATACTCTTCGTATACAGCAGAGATACCTTCACGTAATTCTATTTTATGTTTCCATCCGTAGCTATGTAGCTTACCTACATCCATCAGTTTACGAGGAGTCCCATCGGGTTTTGAAGTATCAAAACGCAACTCGCCTTCGAAGCCTACAATCTCTTTGATAAGGAGTGCCAGGTCTTTAATCGCAATATCTTCTCCTGTACCGATATTTACCAGCTCTGGCTCGCTGTAGTTGTCCATCAGGTACACACAGGCCTCTGCTAAATCATCTACGTGTAAAAACTCCCTTTTAGGGCTTCCTGTACCCCAAATTTCTACGGACTCAGCATTATTTTCTTTAGCCTCATGAAATTTACGTATCAGTGCAGGCAACACATGCGAATTGTTAAGGTCGTAATTGTCATTTGGGCCGTAAAGGTTAGTAGGCATTACGGAGATGTAATCACAACCATATTGCGAGCGGTAAGCCTCACACATCTTTATTCCAGCTATTTTAGCTATAGCGTAAGGCTCATTAGTAGGTTCTAGCTCACCCGTGAGTAAATAGTCTTCTCTAAGGGGCTGAGTAGCCATTTTTGGGTAGATGCAGGAAGAACCTAAAAATTGCAGTTTCTTTACTCCATTCTCGTAGCTTTGATGAATAACATTATTTTGTATCATCAAGTTTTCGTACAGGAACTGCCCTCTATAGGTATTATTGGCATGTATACCACCTACTTTAGCCGCAGCTAAAAACACATAATCAGGTTTTTCTTCAGCAAAAAACTGAGCTACCTGCCCCTGATCTTTAAGATCAAGCTCAGAAGAAGTTCTCAGCACAAAATTGCTAAAGCCTTTGCTTTGCAGGTTACGAAGTATAGCGGAGCCGACCATTCCTCTATGGCCGGCTATATAAATTTTAGCGTCTTTTTCCATAACAATTATTCGTGATAGCTGTACACCTTGTGTCCACCTTTCAGAAGGAATTTATCGCGCTTAAACAATTCTAAGTCAGACTGAACCATGTCTTTTACCAGACTTTCTAAAGTAAACTCCAGCTCCCAACCTAGTTGTTCACGTGCTTTGGTAGGGTCTCCAATAAGAAGCTCCACCTCGGTAGGGCGATAGTACTCAGGGTCAACTTTTATTACCTCTTTACCAACTTCTAGCTGGAAGTCAGGGTTGGTGCACTTGGCGACCTTACCTACTTCGTTTACGCCTTCACCTTCAAAAGTCAGCTCAATGCCCAGCTCTTTAAATGACATACGCACAAAGTCTCGTACTGTTGTGGTAATCCCTGTTGCAATAACATAGTCTTCTGCTTTTTCCTGCTGAAGTATGAGCCACATCGCCTGTACATAATCTTTAGCATGTCCCCAGTCACGCTTGGCATCCATATTACCCAGGTAGCAGATATCCTGCAAGCCGAGTGCAATACGAGCAGCAGCACGAGTAATCTTACGGGTAACGAAAGTTTCCCCACGAATAGGAGACTCATGGTTGAAAAGAATACCATTAACTGCAAACATATTATAGGCCTCACGATAGTTTACAGTAATCCAGTAACCGTACATTTTGGCTACAGCATACGGAGAGCGAGGGTAGAAAGGAGTCTTCTCGCTTTGAGGTACTTCCTGTACCAGACCATACAGCTCTGAAGTAGAGGCCTGATAGATTTTAGTTTTCTCCTGAAGTCCAAGAATACGTACAGCTTCCAAAATACGAAGTGTACCTAAACCATCTACATTGGCAGTGTACTCAGGTTCATCAAAACTCACTTTTACATGAGACATAGCCCCAAGATTGTAAATTTCGTCAGGTTGAACCTCCTGTACAATACGAATGATGTTCGTAGAATCGGTAAGATCACCATAGTGAAGCTTGAATTTCAGGTCTCTCTCGTGAGGGTCCTGATAAAGGTGATCGATACGATCTGTGTTAAAGAGAGAAGTTCTACGCTTGATACCATGAACTTCATACCCTTTTGATAAAAGGAACTCGGCTAAATAAGCACCATCTTGCCCAGTGATTCCTGTAATTAAGGCCTTTTTCATAATCAATTAATTATAACACTCAAGTATTTTTAAACGAATTCGTTATGTCCTTTTTCTTTAATATCTCCTAAAAACTTCTTAACCATTTGCTCCTGGTCTTTTTGACAAACCATGAGAGCATTGCCATCATAAATAACTATATAGTTTTCCAGGCCCTGCACCACGGCTATCTGATCTTTAGGAACTTTGATGAATGACTCTTTAGTATCATAGGTAAGTACCGTGCCCTGTAGGCTGTTACCATGTTTATCTTTCTCATGTTGAGAGTCAATAGATTTCCAGGTACCTAAGTCCGTCCAGCCGAAGTCCGCAGGAATTACATATACGTTGTCTGCCTTCTCCAGTATTCCGTAGTCAATAGAGATATTGATGCAGGCTTCATAAGTACGTTGGATATACGCCTTTTCGCCTTCTGTATAATAAACCTGGCTACCTTGGCTAAACAGTTGGTTAACTTCAGGCAAGTATTTTTCAAAACTTTTTATAATTGAGCTTACGCTCCATACAAATATACCTGAATTCCAGACGTAATTGCCTGCCTCTAAAAATTCTTTGGCAGTAGTAAGATCAGGTTTTTCTTTGAAAGCTGCCACTTTGTATACGCCACTTTCGCCATGTGCCTGGTCATATTCTATATAACCATAACCCGTATCGGGGCGCGTGGGGTTGATACCAAAAGTGATGAGCACGTCTTTTTTAGACGCCTCCTCAAAAGCCTGTATAGCTACGCTCTTAAAGTTATCCTGTTTTAATATCAGATGGTCAGCAGGAGAAACTATCAGGTTAGCTTCAGGATTTTTCTGTGCAATCTTATGTACCGCATAAGCTACACAGGGGGCAGTGTTGCGTAATTGCGGCTCCAGCAAAATCTGGTCGTCCGTCATGGCCGGAAGTTGCTCCTTAATCAGACCATAATAGTCTTCATTAGAGATGATGTAAATATTTTCTTCCGGGCAGACATCTAAAAGTCTGTTGTAGGAGAGTTGAAGGAGGGTCTCCCCCACGCCTAGCACATCATGGAATTGCTTAGGAAAGTGCTTACGGCTTACCGGCCATAGCCTTGTCCCGATTCCGCCCGCCATGATGAGCGCAAAGTTGTTTTGGTTTTGCACTTATTTGATATTTATTTTGATTAATCTATGCAAATATATTCAAATACTCAAACTTTCAAAACCTTACATGCATATTACATGGTCTTTAGCGAAGAAAGTACCAGAAAACTTCCGTTTCTTAAAGATTCTTTATTGTAAACGAAGCTTTCTGGTCCGGTACCCTGAAGAACCCTCCCTCCTGCACATTCTACAACTACCTGACCGGCAGCAGTATCCCATTCCATAGTGGGGCCATGGCGGTAGTAAATATCAGCCTTACCTTCTGCCACCATACAGAATTTAAGAGAGCTTCCTTTAGAAATGCTTTCCGTTACACCATAGCGGTTCAGCAGATCTTCCTCTTCTTCGGAGGCATGGCTACTACTGCGTACCGCTATTAGGTTTTGCTGCTTACTGTTGACAGAGATGCTTTCGGGCTGAGTTGGTAGCGTTTGCTTGTATGCACCAGCCTCTACATCTTCGGCATAGCCTTCTTTTGCTGCCAGATACAACTCTTCGGTCACTGGTGTATATATTACTCCGGCTACGGGTTTGTCATTATGTATCAGCGCGATATTTACGGTAAACTGTCCATTTTTTTTGATAAACTCTTTGGTACCATCTAAGGGGTCTACCAACCAAAAGTACTCCCAGTCCTTACGCGTAGCATAGTCTATATCTTTGCCTTCTTCGGAGATGATAGGTATGTCGGGGTATTTTTCCTCCAGACGCTTCATAATTACTTCATGAGAAGCCTTATCTGCGGTAGTTAAAGGGGAGTCATCTGCTTTAAAGTCTACAATTTCAGAAAAGTCTGCCTGATGGTAAATCTTAAGGATTTCTATACCTGCCTCTATAGCAATCTCACCCAGGGCGCTTACACTAATTTTCTTAGACATAATTAATGGTTTGTAATCAGGGGTTTACTTTTGTCTTATTTATAGAAAAAACCGAATCTGAAAGTGGGGATTTGTAAAAGTAGTTTATTCTGTATGGTAAAAAATATATATTGCTGAAATTCGGCTCATGCAAATAAAGTCAATTACAATCTAAAATCAATGGAAAGCAAAGCGAGAATTAGAATTGCCGTCAATGGAGGAGAGTTTGAAATAGAAGGTACTGAAGACTTTGTGAACTCTTATTCTGACACAATTAAAAGTTTTGCAAAAGTACTCAAAGAAAGTCCGGCTCCTTTTATGAACGAGCAGGATGCCAATACCGCAGCCGGTAGACAGTTTAGCATTTTTGATGCAGCTGACCCTAAACCGGCTCCTAGCCCGCAAAACGATAAGCTTACTGCTGCCTCTTTTGGCGAACTGTATTATAAGGCCCCCAAAAGTATAAGTAAAACTGATATTGTACTTTTGGCCAGCTACTATGTACAGTCTAAAAGTGAAGATGGCACCTTTACAACTCAGGAAGTCAACAAACTTCTTAGAGAGCATGGCATAGACCTGACTAATACCTCTCATTTCAACAAGCTTAATCAGGACTATAAAAAAGTATTTAAAATGAAGCAGGGCCGCTATAAAGTAAGTGAAGAAGGTGTAGATCACCTCAAGACAATACTACGCTGATGTTTACCCTAGAATAATTTCGGAAGCTTCGCTTAAATCTTTTACAATGTGCTGAGCTTCCGTTTCCTGTTGCTTATTACTGATGAGAATGGAGGGAATATCAAATTTTCTGGCCGGAACTATATCTCTTTCTTTGTCTCCAATCATCCACGACTGTAGTGGGTCTATGTCAAACCGGGCCATTGCTTTCTCAAACATAAGCGTATCGGGTTTTCTGCTTAGTGACTCACTGACAGTAGGGTGATGAGGGGCAAAGTATACTGCATCTATCACATGCTTGGTCTGCTCGTGCATATAATCATGGCACACATTCATATCTTCCCGAGTATAAATTCCTTTGGCTATACCTGACTGGTTTGTTACGATTACCAGCAGGTAGCCAGCTTCTTTCAGGCGGGCTAAGGCCTCAGGAACGCCAGGTAACATTTTAAAATGCTCCAAATCATAGGCATAGTTTACTCTGTCTTTATTAATGACCCCATCACGGTCCAGAAAAACACATTTTGTCATGACACGAAAAGTATAATAGCTAGATAAGAGTTAATACTTTTACCACTTTGCTCTGTAAAAGCTGCCCGAAATAACAAATATCTATACGCTGAGGCAAGTGAATTTTATTTAAGCAGGGAAATGATTTTTACCTTACGCCAGAATATCTATTTTTGGAGTTTTTAACCACATCACGGAATATATACAGTGAGCACCTGCCTAGTTGTCATTCCTACTTATAACGAAAGCGAAAATATCAGTGAAATACTGGAAAGCGTTCTCAATCAATCTGTCTTATTTGATGTACTTATCGTAGATGATAACTCCCCTGATGGTACTGCACAGATAGTTAGGGAAAAGCAACAAAAGTATCCCGGACGTATTCATTTGCTGGAACGTGAAAAAAAGAGTGGCCTTGGTCCCGCATACATTGCTGGATTTAAGCAGGCACTGGCGATGAACTACCTCTATATTTTTGAGATGGACGCAGATTTCTCTCACAATCCGGAGGATCTGGTACGCCTCTACGAAGCTTGCGCCCATGAAGGCTACGACCTGGCAATAGGTTCGCGCTACGTAAGCGGAGTTAATGTAGTAAACTGGCCTATGAGCAGAGTTCTCATATCTTTCTTTGCCAGCATATATATTCAGATGGTTACCAGTATGCCTATTCGTGATGCTACTGCGGGCTTTAAATGCTACCATAGAAATGTGCTACAAACTATCAACCTGGATAAGATTCGCTTTATTGGCTACGCTTTTCAGATAGAGATGAAGTTTACGGCCTGGCAGTACGACTTTAAGATAAAGGAAGTGCCCATTATCTTTACTAATCGTGTAAAGGGGGAATCTAAAATGTCACCGCGTATTTTTTGGGAAGCCTTTGCGGGTGTTATTCATATCAAGATCAGAAGCTTTTTTCGCAAATACCACCGTTAGTCAAAACGAATTGCTTTGATAGGATTAATACGGAGGATAATCATGGTAGGAATATTTAACACCAGGGCTACAATCAGGAAAGTAAGCAGGTTAAGTCCGATAATCGCCAGAAAATCCCAGTGAATAGGTACATACTCCATATAGTAGTTTTCAGGATCAAGTGGTATCAGCTTAAAGTAGTACTGTAATAGCCCAAAACCAATACCTATGAGGTTTCCGATAATCATACCTCTTACGATCAGTAGCATGCCATTATAACGGAATATTTTCCTGATCTGACGGTTACGTGCACCTAAGGCTTTTAGCACACCTATCATTTGGGTTCGCTCCA
This window of the Porifericola rhodea genome carries:
- a CDS encoding S66 peptidase family protein; translated protein: MQRRKFISQLGASASAFSLLGIPYSSQTIVGNAAPEKIIPPRLKPGDTIGLLTPATYLNEEQLRNAILALEKLGFKVRYSPNMLVRKGYLGGTDQQRADDINQMFADKEIDGIMCGRGGYGSGRILPYLDFDIIRNNPKVFIGFSDITAMLYGIYGQAGLVCYHGPMGTSDYNEITTEYFKKVLMEPEEQLHYTNEKVQPTIEIDEEGVELSTTAEVITISPGKAEGELVGGNLSLMSMLGGTDYDIDMRDKLVFIEEVGEAPYRVDRMLTQLLLDKNKLPAAAGVVLGIFNDCEAKDEDRSLSLAQVLQDRLAGLGIPVIYGLSFGHIRQNMTIPFGIKASLDADEKKLVLLEQTVG
- a CDS encoding nucleoside-diphosphate kinase, which translates into the protein MAGNRTFTMVKPDAMEAGNAGAIIKMIQEAGFKIVAMKMTKLSEERAGQFYAVHKERPFYKDLTAYMSSGPIIAMILEKNNAVEDFRKLIGATNPAEAEEGTIRKLFAKSIEANAIHGSDADETAAQEGNFFFAETERF
- a CDS encoding lysylphosphatidylglycerol synthase transmembrane domain-containing protein, whose translation is MDINSKKIFKTLNPNKVWIPVVIGLGIVFYMFYSDPDLTADKLNLVFNASLLPIALALLVIFARDAGYVYRIKTLTNDELSWGSSIYVIIFWEFASAVTPSIVGGTSVVVFILVKEGISLGKSLAYVMLTAILDNLFFVLVAPIALLFTAQELFPDADEMELQLGNSLQVLFLISYVLITIYTFFMFYAIFIRPRGFKWLLLKVTSISFLRRWRHAAGKHGDEIITASELLRGKKFGYWAKIVIATFLIWSARYIMLNCLIAAFTHVNPMEHLLIFCRHLMMWITMLISPTPGSSGTAEFFFTQFFTEFLGDYTFVTNILWRMLSYYPYLILGAIFLPKWIRRVFFKKKSKAVQP
- a CDS encoding segregation and condensation protein A, which translates into the protein MSFEIKLPRFEGPFDLLLFFIERDELDIHDIPISKITDDFLSYVRHLEAMNIEVASEFILVAATLMRIKAKMLLPRPVLNEEGEEVDPREELVKHLLEYKKYKSVIKELSEMEESRSLKHERGNIIKELKQLAETNNVEAELQDVTLYKLLKVFERVSQRFELKQKEKPHRVVQYPYTISGQKSYILSNLKNTDRLSFQSVITEDPNKIAIIFNFLAILELLQLNEVTLQLGEGFNNFWVLKKEEEVRAE
- the dxs gene encoding 1-deoxy-D-xylulose-5-phosphate synthase, which codes for MLIKPGPLLAQIDSPADVKALDQSQLVQLSQELRQFIIDVVSVYGGHFGASLGVVELTVALHHVFNTPYDQLVWDVGHQAYGHKILTGRKDNFHTNRMYKGLSGFPKRSESEYDAFGVGHSSTSISAALGMAVASNYQGLNDKQHIAVIGDGAMTGGMAFEAMNHAGVSDTNLLIVLNDNCMSIDPNVGALKDYLTDITTSQTYNKVRDDVWKMLGKISKFGKSAQEVVSKVETSIKAFLLKQSNLFESLNLRYFGPVDGHDVDHLVHVMNDLKRIPGPKILHCITVKGKGYALAEKDQTKWHAPGKFDKVTGEIRKKVYDVPQPPKYQQVFGHTIVELAEQNEKIMGITPAMPSGSSLNIMMKEMPDRAFDVGIAEQHAVTFSAGLASQGLTPFCNIYSTFMQRAYDQVVHDVCIQKLPVIFCLDRAGVAGADGPTHHGAYDLAYMRCLPHMVISAPMNEAELRNLMYTATLHKDGPFTIRYPRGQGVMPEWRTAMEEIEIGKGRKIKGGEEVAILTIGHIGNYAVEACQTLAEEGFNPAHYDMRFVKPLDEEMLHEIFSNYKKVITVEDGCLMGGFGSAVLEFMADHAYNAQVKRLGIPDRIVEHGEQIELHRECGYDPDGIAQQVRAMQDVNASSFV
- a CDS encoding PspC domain-containing protein, which codes for MAKLSLSYTNRVIGGVCGGIGEHFGWDATILRIVFVIATIIGFGSPILVYLVLWLIMKFS
- the fcl gene encoding GDP-L-fucose synthase, giving the protein MEKDAKIYIAGHRGMVGSAILRNLQSKGFSNFVLRTSSELDLKDQGQVAQFFAEEKPDYVFLAAAKVGGIHANNTYRGQFLYENLMIQNNVIHQSYENGVKKLQFLGSSCIYPKMATQPLREDYLLTGELEPTNEPYAIAKIAGIKMCEAYRSQYGCDYISVMPTNLYGPNDNYDLNNSHVLPALIRKFHEAKENNAESVEIWGTGSPKREFLHVDDLAEACVYLMDNYSEPELVNIGTGEDIAIKDLALLIKEIVGFEGELRFDTSKPDGTPRKLMDVGKLHSYGWKHKIELREGISAVYEEYKKAVPA
- the gmd gene encoding GDP-mannose 4,6-dehydratase yields the protein MKKALITGITGQDGAYLAEFLLSKGYEVHGIKRRTSLFNTDRIDHLYQDPHERDLKFKLHYGDLTDSTNIIRIVQEVQPDEIYNLGAMSHVKVSFDEPEYTANVDGLGTLRILEAVRILGLQEKTKIYQASTSELYGLVQEVPQSEKTPFYPRSPYAVAKMYGYWITVNYREAYNMFAVNGILFNHESPIRGETFVTRKITRAAARIALGLQDICYLGNMDAKRDWGHAKDYVQAMWLILQQEKAEDYVIATGITTTVRDFVRMSFKELGIELTFEGEGVNEVGKVAKCTNPDFQLEVGKEVIKVDPEYYRPTEVELLIGDPTKAREQLGWELEFTLESLVKDMVQSDLELFKRDKFLLKGGHKVYSYHE
- a CDS encoding mannose-1-phosphate guanylyltransferase; translation: MQNQNNFALIMAGGIGTRLWPVSRKHFPKQFHDVLGVGETLLQLSYNRLLDVCPEENIYIISNEDYYGLIKEQLPAMTDDQILLEPQLRNTAPCVAYAVHKIAQKNPEANLIVSPADHLILKQDNFKSVAIQAFEEASKKDVLITFGINPTRPDTGYGYIEYDQAHGESGVYKVAAFKEKPDLTTAKEFLEAGNYVWNSGIFVWSVSSIIKSFEKYLPEVNQLFSQGSQVYYTEGEKAYIQRTYEACINISIDYGILEKADNVYVIPADFGWTDLGTWKSIDSQHEKDKHGNSLQGTVLTYDTKESFIKVPKDQIAVVQGLENYIVIYDGNALMVCQKDQEQMVKKFLGDIKEKGHNEFV
- the cysQ gene encoding 3'(2'),5'-bisphosphate nucleotidase CysQ; protein product: MSKKISVSALGEIAIEAGIEILKIYHQADFSEIVDFKADDSPLTTADKASHEVIMKRLEEKYPDIPIISEEGKDIDYATRKDWEYFWLVDPLDGTKEFIKKNGQFTVNIALIHNDKPVAGVIYTPVTEELYLAAKEGYAEDVEAGAYKQTLPTQPESISVNSKQQNLIAVRSSSHASEEEEDLLNRYGVTESISKGSSLKFCMVAEGKADIYYRHGPTMEWDTAAGQVVVECAGGRVLQGTGPESFVYNKESLRNGSFLVLSSLKTM
- a CDS encoding D-glycero-alpha-D-manno-heptose-1,7-bisphosphate 7-phosphatase, giving the protein MTKCVFLDRDGVINKDRVNYAYDLEHFKMLPGVPEALARLKEAGYLLVIVTNQSGIAKGIYTREDMNVCHDYMHEQTKHVIDAVYFAPHHPTVSESLSRKPDTLMFEKAMARFDIDPLQSWMIGDKERDIVPARKFDIPSILISNKQQETEAQHIVKDLSEASEIILG